One window from the genome of Erwinia sorbitola encodes:
- a CDS encoding MurR/RpiR family transcriptional regulator, with the protein MNMLEKIQSQLEILSKSERKVADVILDSPTVAMHSSIALLARAAGVSEPTVNRFCHRLKTKGFPDFKLQLAQSLANGTPYVSRNIEHDDTVESYSGKIFESAMAGLDRVKQSLDINAVNRAVDLLTQSKKIAFFGLGASAAVAHDAMNKFFRFNVPVIYSDDIVMQRMSCMNSGEGDVMVLISHTGRTKNMVELAMMARENDATVLAITSPGSPLAREATLALTLDVPEDTDIYMPMVSRLAQLTLIDVLATGFTLRRGPKFRDNLKRVKEALKESRFDKSLPVSALTGQE; encoded by the coding sequence ATGAATATGCTGGAAAAAATTCAATCTCAGTTGGAAATTCTGAGCAAATCAGAGCGTAAAGTTGCCGACGTCATCCTCGATTCCCCTACCGTCGCCATGCACTCCAGTATTGCCCTGCTGGCCCGCGCCGCTGGCGTCAGCGAACCAACGGTTAATCGCTTTTGTCACCGGCTAAAAACAAAGGGTTTTCCTGATTTCAAACTGCAACTGGCACAGAGTCTTGCCAACGGTACGCCTTACGTCAGCCGCAACATTGAGCATGACGATACCGTCGAGTCGTATTCAGGGAAAATTTTCGAGTCGGCGATGGCCGGGCTTGACCGGGTTAAACAGAGCCTGGATATCAACGCCGTTAATCGTGCTGTCGACCTGCTGACTCAGTCCAAAAAAATCGCTTTCTTTGGTCTGGGTGCGTCAGCGGCGGTAGCACACGATGCAATGAATAAATTTTTTCGCTTCAATGTGCCGGTGATCTATTCCGATGATATTGTGATGCAGCGTATGAGCTGCATGAATAGCGGTGAAGGCGATGTGATGGTGCTTATATCACATACTGGCCGCACCAAAAATATGGTCGAACTGGCGATGATGGCCCGGGAAAATGATGCGACGGTGCTGGCAATCACCTCCCCCGGATCGCCTCTGGCGCGCGAGGCCACACTGGCCCTGACGCTGGACGTTCCTGAAGATACCGATATCTATATGCCAATGGTTTCCCGCCTGGCGCAGCTGACGCTGATTGATGTACTCGCCACCGGTTTTACCCTGCGTCGCGGGCCGAAATTTCGCGACAATCTTAAGCGTGTCAAAGAGGCTCTGAAAGAGTCCCGGTTTGATAAAAGCCTTCCGGTTTCTGCCCTGACTGGTCAGGAATAG
- the pyk gene encoding pyruvate kinase, giving the protein MSRRLRRTKIVTTLGPATDRDNNLEKVIAAGANVVRLNFSHGTPEDHQMRADKVREIAARLGRHVAILGDLQGPKIRVSTFKEGKVFLNIGERFLLDASLGKGEGDREKVGIDYKGLPADVVPGDILLLDDGRVQLKVLEVQGMKVFTEVTVGGPLSNNKGINKLGGGLSAEALTEKDKADILTAAKIGVDYLAVSFPRCGEDLNYARRLAREAGCDAKIVSKVERAEAVASQEAMDDIILASDVVMVARGDLGVEIGDPELVGIQKALIRRARQLNRSVITATQMMESMITNPMPTRAEVMDVANAVLDGTDAVMLSAETAAGQYPAETVSAMAKVCLGAEKIPSINVSKHRLDVQFDNIEEAIAMSAMYAANHLQGVTAIITMTESGRTALMTSRITSGLPIFAMSRHERTLNLTALYRGVTPVLFDSNNDGVAAAHDAINLLREKGFLMSGDLVIVTQGDVMSTTGTTNTSRVLRVE; this is encoded by the coding sequence ATGTCAAGACGTCTCAGAAGAACCAAGATTGTAACTACACTGGGGCCCGCCACCGATCGCGATAATAACCTTGAAAAAGTCATCGCAGCTGGCGCCAATGTCGTTCGTCTGAACTTCTCACATGGCACACCAGAAGATCACCAGATGCGCGCCGACAAAGTACGTGAAATTGCCGCCAGGCTGGGCCGGCATGTGGCGATTCTGGGTGACCTTCAGGGGCCAAAAATCCGCGTCTCGACCTTCAAAGAAGGCAAGGTATTCCTCAATATTGGCGAACGTTTCCTGCTGGACGCCAGCCTGGGTAAAGGCGAAGGCGACCGCGAAAAAGTGGGCATCGACTATAAGGGGCTGCCTGCGGATGTGGTGCCGGGCGATATCCTGCTGCTGGATGATGGCCGTGTGCAGCTGAAAGTGCTGGAAGTACAGGGGATGAAAGTCTTCACCGAAGTCACGGTCGGTGGCCCGCTGTCGAACAATAAAGGCATTAACAAGCTGGGTGGCGGCCTGTCCGCAGAAGCACTGACCGAAAAAGATAAAGCCGATATCCTGACCGCTGCCAAAATTGGTGTGGACTATCTGGCGGTCTCGTTCCCTCGCTGTGGTGAAGACCTGAACTATGCGCGCCGTCTGGCACGGGAAGCAGGCTGTGACGCTAAAATTGTCTCTAAGGTAGAGCGTGCTGAAGCCGTAGCCAGCCAGGAAGCAATGGATGATATCATCCTCGCCTCTGATGTGGTGATGGTGGCAAGGGGCGACCTGGGTGTTGAAATTGGCGATCCGGAACTGGTCGGCATTCAGAAAGCCCTGATTCGTCGCGCACGCCAGTTAAACCGTTCGGTAATCACCGCGACCCAGATGATGGAGTCGATGATCACTAATCCAATGCCAACCCGCGCAGAGGTGATGGACGTTGCGAATGCGGTACTCGACGGCACCGATGCTGTGATGCTCTCAGCAGAAACGGCGGCAGGTCAGTACCCGGCGGAAACGGTATCAGCGATGGCGAAGGTCTGCCTGGGTGCTGAAAAGATCCCGAGCATTAACGTCTCCAAACACCGCCTTGATGTGCAGTTCGATAATATCGAAGAAGCCATTGCCATGTCAGCCATGTACGCGGCAAACCATTTGCAGGGCGTGACAGCGATTATTACCATGACTGAGTCTGGCCGCACCGCGCTGATGACTTCACGTATCACCTCAGGCCTGCCGATTTTCGCCATGTCCCGTCATGAACGTACGCTGAATCTCACCGCGCTGTACCGTGGCGTCACCCCGGTGCTGTTCGACAGCAATAACGATGGTGTCGCCGCTGCGCACGATGCTATCAACCTGCTGCGTGAGAAAGGCTTCCTGATGTCAGGCGACCTGGTTATCGTCACCCAGGGCGATGTGATGAGCACCACCGGCACCACCAATACCAGCCGTGTACTGCGCGTTGAGTAA
- a CDS encoding MFS transporter yields the protein MASFVPVSSLTRRHLIFPLSLVLFEFATYIAHDMIQPGMLLVTQEFHVGPEWVSASLTAYLVGGIVLQWLLGPLSDKLGRRPVMLSGVAFFMVTCFATHWVQSIEQFILLRFLQGISLCFIGAVGYAAIQEAFDEALSVRLMALMANVALLAPLAGPLAGAAFLEIGEWRTMFWLFGGVTALALLGLWRTMPETSGDREMSLSLPSLGRGYLSLLKDRQVMSGSLAIGLVSIPCLAWVALSPVILIHDEGLTRLDYALLQLPVFVAMIAGNLTLSRLASRVPIDRPLRLGAWPILLGLGIAALACIIDKHSYLWLTAGLSLYGFGTGLVNAGLYRLTLFSSQSGKGSVAAMLGMVSILVFALGIELAKFAYFSDGARAFSLVNLACGLVWFVLVRAFLREWKRRSSLN from the coding sequence ATGGCGTCATTTGTACCCGTGTCGAGCCTCACCCGCCGACACCTGATTTTTCCGTTATCGCTCGTCCTTTTCGAATTCGCCACTTATATTGCTCATGACATGATCCAGCCCGGGATGCTGCTGGTCACTCAGGAGTTTCACGTCGGCCCGGAGTGGGTATCCGCCTCACTGACCGCCTACCTGGTTGGCGGCATTGTATTGCAGTGGCTGCTTGGCCCGCTGTCAGACAAGCTCGGTCGCCGCCCGGTGATGCTCTCAGGAGTCGCCTTCTTTATGGTGACCTGCTTTGCCACTCACTGGGTGCAGAGCATTGAGCAATTTATTCTGCTGCGTTTTTTACAGGGTATCAGCCTCTGCTTTATTGGTGCGGTAGGCTATGCCGCCATTCAGGAAGCATTTGATGAAGCATTAAGCGTGCGTCTGATGGCGCTGATGGCAAACGTTGCACTGCTGGCACCGCTGGCAGGCCCGCTGGCCGGTGCGGCATTTCTGGAGATTGGCGAGTGGCGTACCATGTTCTGGCTATTTGGCGGCGTCACGGCCCTCGCTCTGCTGGGCCTGTGGCGCACCATGCCGGAAACATCCGGCGACAGGGAGATGTCGCTATCACTCCCTTCACTGGGCAGAGGCTATCTCTCGTTGCTGAAAGACCGTCAGGTAATGAGCGGCTCACTGGCTATTGGCCTGGTCAGCATCCCCTGTCTGGCCTGGGTGGCGCTCTCACCGGTAATCCTGATCCATGACGAAGGATTGACGCGTCTCGACTACGCGCTGTTGCAGCTTCCCGTCTTCGTCGCCATGATTGCCGGAAACCTGACACTGAGCAGGCTGGCATCTCGCGTCCCCATCGATCGCCCGCTACGGCTGGGTGCCTGGCCGATCCTGCTGGGCCTGGGGATCGCCGCACTGGCCTGTATTATCGATAAGCACAGCTATTTGTGGCTGACAGCGGGTCTGAGTCTGTATGGCTTTGGCACCGGGCTGGTCAACGCCGGGCTGTATCGTTTGACGTTATTTTCCAGCCAGTCAGGCAAGGGCAGCGTGGCCGCTATGCTCGGCATGGTGAGTATTCTGGTATTTGCCCTGGGAATTGAGCTGGCGAAGTTTGCCTATTTCAGTGACGGAGCGCGCGCTTTTAGTCTGGTTAACCTGGCCTGTGGCCTGGTGTGGTTCGTGCTGGTACGCGCTTTTCTGCGGGAGTGGAAACGCCGTTCATCGCTAAACTAA
- the lpxM gene encoding lauroyl-Kdo(2)-lipid IV(A) myristoyltransferase (LpxM is lauroyl-Kdo(2)-lipid IV(A) myristoyltransferase, an enzyme characterized in Escherichia coli and involved in biosynthesis of the form of lipid A found in that species and some closely related species.), translated as MENRKKSNIEFIPTFKKSFLLPRYWGSWLGVGAFASLALVSPRLRDPLLGALGRAAGKLARSARRRAQINLLYCLTDKSETEREAIIDEMFAVAPQSMAMMAELALRPESAKKRIRWHGREIIDELQSNGQNVIFLVPHAWAVDLPAMVLASEGQPMAAMFHNQSNPVMDYVWNRVRRRFGGRMHARNDGIKPFIMSIRQGYWGYYLPDQDHGAEQSEFVEFFDTYKATLPAVGRMMKVCRAKVVPLFPVYDSKTHSLDIYLRPPMDDLPDSDDVSQARRLNKEVEDFVRPHPEQYTWILKLLKTRKPGEKEPYDRQELYPKKK; from the coding sequence ATGGAAAACAGAAAAAAAAGTAATATTGAATTTATTCCTACCTTCAAAAAGAGTTTCTTATTGCCACGCTACTGGGGAAGCTGGCTGGGTGTGGGAGCGTTTGCCAGTCTGGCACTGGTATCCCCACGTCTGCGCGATCCGTTACTGGGCGCTTTAGGCCGTGCGGCAGGGAAACTTGCCCGCAGTGCGCGCCGTCGTGCGCAGATTAACCTGTTGTATTGCCTGACCGATAAATCCGAAACCGAGCGCGAAGCGATCATTGACGAGATGTTTGCCGTTGCTCCTCAGTCGATGGCGATGATGGCCGAACTGGCGCTGCGTCCTGAGAGCGCAAAGAAGCGTATTCGCTGGCACGGACGCGAGATCATCGATGAGTTACAAAGTAACGGGCAAAACGTTATTTTCCTCGTACCCCATGCCTGGGCAGTTGACCTGCCTGCGATGGTGCTGGCATCTGAAGGCCAGCCGATGGCCGCGATGTTCCATAACCAGAGCAATCCGGTGATGGACTATGTCTGGAATCGGGTTCGGCGCCGTTTCGGGGGGCGAATGCATGCGCGTAACGACGGCATTAAGCCGTTTATCATGTCTATTCGTCAGGGTTACTGGGGTTATTATCTGCCGGATCAGGATCACGGTGCGGAGCAGAGTGAATTTGTCGAATTCTTTGACACTTACAAAGCCACGTTACCTGCTGTTGGCCGGATGATGAAAGTCTGCCGGGCCAAAGTCGTGCCGTTGTTCCCGGTGTATGACAGCAAAACTCACAGTCTGGATATTTATCTGCGGCCGCCAATGGATGACCTGCCGGATTCCGATGACGTATCGCAGGCGCGCCGTCTGAACAAAGAAGTGGAAGATTTTGTCCGTCCTCATCCTGAGCAGTATACCTGGATACTCAAGCTGCTGAAAACGCGTAAACCGGGTGAAAAAGAGCCTTACGATCGTCAGGAACTCTATCCGAAGAAAAAGTAA
- the mepM gene encoding murein DD-endopeptidase MepM, producing the protein MQQISRAVAMAFNNLPRPHRIMLGSLTVVTLAVSLWQPYVYHPGNESPIVKTVELEKNQLRTLLPEASEPIDQDTPSPADDAPKDEIDQDVPDESGTHDYVISTGDTLSSVLNQYGIDMSEINKLVKSDKDLRNLQVGQQLSWSLNDNGDLQRVSWEVSRRETRTYDRSGDGYKSSSAVQAGEWQNQVLHGVVNGSFVSSAKKAGLTNAEISAVIKALQWQMDFRKLRNGDRFSVLMSREILNGKSEQSELAGVRLNSGNKDYYAIRAEDRKFYDLNGSGLARGFMRFPTVKQYRVSSNFNPRRLNPVTGRIAPHKGVDFALPVGTPVLAVGDGEVIVAKRSGGAGNYVAVRHGRQYMTRYMHLKKLLVKPGQKVKRGDRLALSGNTGRSTGPHLHFEIWINNQAVNPLTAKLPRMEGLTGKERRDYLAKVREVTPQLKF; encoded by the coding sequence GTGCAGCAGATATCCCGCGCTGTCGCCATGGCGTTCAACAACTTACCCCGGCCCCATCGCATTATGCTGGGGTCGCTTACCGTAGTCACGCTGGCTGTCTCTCTGTGGCAGCCTTACGTCTATCATCCCGGTAACGAAAGCCCGATTGTCAAAACCGTTGAGCTTGAGAAAAATCAGCTTCGAACTTTACTTCCGGAAGCCAGTGAACCTATCGATCAGGATACTCCCTCTCCGGCTGATGATGCGCCAAAAGATGAGATCGACCAGGATGTACCGGATGAGAGCGGAACACATGATTACGTTATTTCAACCGGCGATACCCTCAGCAGCGTATTAAATCAGTACGGCATTGATATGTCGGAAATTAATAAGCTGGTGAAAAGCGATAAAGATCTGCGCAACTTACAGGTGGGGCAGCAGCTTTCATGGTCGCTGAACGACAACGGTGATTTACAGCGTGTCAGCTGGGAAGTGTCCCGCCGCGAAACGCGCACCTATGATCGTTCTGGTGATGGCTACAAATCATCTTCTGCCGTACAGGCGGGAGAGTGGCAGAACCAGGTGCTGCACGGTGTGGTTAACGGTAGCTTTGTCAGCAGCGCTAAAAAAGCAGGGCTGACTAACGCTGAAATCAGCGCGGTGATTAAAGCGCTGCAATGGCAGATGGATTTCCGCAAATTGCGCAACGGCGACCGGTTCTCGGTGCTGATGTCTCGTGAAATACTCAACGGAAAAAGTGAACAGAGCGAACTCGCTGGGGTGCGTCTGAACAGCGGTAATAAAGATTATTACGCTATTCGCGCGGAAGATCGCAAGTTTTACGATCTTAACGGTTCTGGTCTGGCGCGTGGATTTATGCGTTTTCCCACCGTTAAGCAGTATCGCGTGTCATCTAATTTCAATCCACGACGTCTGAATCCGGTCACCGGGCGCATTGCGCCGCATAAAGGCGTGGATTTTGCCTTGCCGGTAGGCACGCCTGTACTTGCCGTTGGCGATGGTGAAGTTATCGTGGCAAAACGCAGCGGTGGGGCGGGTAACTACGTTGCCGTACGTCATGGGCGTCAGTATATGACCCGCTATATGCACTTGAAAAAGCTGCTGGTAAAGCCGGGGCAGAAAGTTAAACGTGGCGATCGCCTTGCGCTCTCTGGTAACACCGGGCGCTCTACGGGGCCGCATCTGCACTTTGAAATCTGGATTAACAATCAGGCTGTTAACCCGCTGACGGCTAAACTTCCACGTATGGAAGGGCTGACAGGTAAAGAGCGTCGTGATTATCTGGCTAAGGTTCGTGAAGTAACACCTCAGCTTAAATTCTGA
- the znuA gene encoding zinc ABC transporter substrate-binding protein ZnuA, with protein MLHKKRRAFSTLAGLSLAASLTLPAHADVVASVKPVGFIAAAIADGVTPVKVLLPDGASEHDYALRPSDIKRLQSADLVVWVGPEMEAFMTKSVAGFPAQKTVEMSALPGVKPLLLKGGEDEEEEEHESHAGHSHAAADSHDHHHHGEYNMHLWMSPDISRQTAIAIHGKLLELMPQSKDKLDANLHHFEAELASADAKISNQLAPVKGKGYFVFHDAYTYFEKHFGLTPLGHFTVNPEIQPGAQRLHQIRTQLVEQKAACVFAEPQFRPAVIEAVARGTTVRSGTLDPLGTDITPGRDSYVTFLSQLSSQYASCLKGE; from the coding sequence ATGTTACATAAAAAAAGACGTGCCTTTTCAACGCTTGCGGGCCTCAGTCTGGCCGCTTCGCTTACTCTGCCTGCTCATGCCGATGTCGTGGCCTCCGTTAAACCTGTTGGCTTTATCGCTGCGGCCATCGCCGACGGCGTTACACCGGTAAAAGTACTGCTACCTGATGGCGCATCCGAGCATGATTATGCATTACGACCTTCAGACATCAAACGCTTACAGAGCGCGGATTTAGTGGTATGGGTTGGCCCGGAAATGGAAGCATTTATGACTAAATCCGTTGCCGGTTTTCCCGCACAAAAAACCGTTGAAATGAGTGCTCTTCCTGGTGTGAAACCCTTGCTGCTTAAGGGCGGAGAAGACGAAGAAGAAGAAGAGCATGAGTCTCATGCAGGGCACTCACACGCGGCCGCTGACAGCCATGATCACCACCATCACGGTGAGTATAATATGCACCTTTGGATGTCTCCTGACATATCAAGACAAACTGCGATTGCAATCCATGGCAAATTATTGGAACTTATGCCGCAAAGCAAGGACAAACTAGACGCAAACCTGCATCACTTTGAGGCAGAATTGGCGTCAGCCGATGCGAAAATCAGTAATCAGCTGGCCCCGGTTAAAGGCAAAGGGTATTTCGTTTTTCATGATGCTTACACATACTTTGAAAAACACTTCGGTCTGACTCCATTAGGTCATTTTACCGTCAACCCTGAGATCCAGCCCGGCGCGCAGCGTTTACATCAAATACGAACACAGTTGGTTGAGCAGAAAGCAGCCTGCGTTTTTGCTGAACCACAATTCAGGCCGGCCGTGATTGAAGCCGTTGCCAGAGGAACCACCGTGCGTTCGGGCACTCTGGATCCCCTCGGGACGGATATCACTCCAGGTAGAGACAGCTATGTGACATTCCTCTCACAGTTGTCCAGCCAGTATGCGAGCTGCCTGAAAGGAGAATAG
- the znuC gene encoding zinc ABC transporter ATP-binding protein ZnuC: MSSLIALEKISVSFGERRVLSDVSLSLQPGRILTLLGPNGAGKSTLVRVVLGLLAPTSGTLLRPAHLRIGYVPQKIHLDVTLPLSVARFMRLRPGVKSADILPALKRVQAAHLLEYPLQKLSGGEMQRVLLARALLNQPQLLVLDEPTQGVDVNGQVALYDLIDQLRRELNCGVMMVSHDLHLVMAKTDEVLCLNHHICCSGTPEAVSKHPEFISMFGQRGAEQLAIYRHNHNHRHDLQGRIILRKGIGRHD, translated from the coding sequence ATGTCATCTTTGATCGCCCTTGAAAAAATTTCTGTGAGCTTTGGTGAGCGCCGCGTCCTGTCTGACGTGTCACTTTCACTGCAACCTGGCCGAATTCTGACCCTGCTCGGGCCGAACGGCGCGGGGAAATCTACGCTGGTGCGCGTGGTTCTGGGGCTGCTTGCTCCAACGTCCGGCACCCTGCTGCGCCCGGCACATCTGCGTATTGGCTATGTGCCGCAAAAAATTCATCTCGACGTCACCCTTCCCTTGAGCGTCGCACGCTTTATGCGTCTGCGCCCCGGAGTGAAATCGGCTGATATTTTGCCGGCGTTGAAGCGAGTACAGGCTGCTCATCTGCTGGAATATCCGCTGCAAAAACTCTCCGGCGGCGAAATGCAGCGCGTACTGCTGGCACGAGCGCTGCTCAATCAGCCGCAGCTGCTGGTACTCGACGAGCCAACTCAGGGCGTTGATGTCAACGGTCAGGTGGCGCTGTACGATTTGATTGACCAGCTACGCCGGGAACTGAACTGCGGAGTGATGATGGTTTCTCACGATCTGCACCTGGTGATGGCAAAAACCGACGAGGTTCTCTGTCTCAATCACCATATCTGCTGCTCAGGTACGCCGGAGGCCGTCTCCAAACACCCGGAGTTTATTTCGATGTTTGGCCAACGTGGCGCAGAACAGCTGGCCATTTACCGCCATAACCACAACCATCGTCACGATCTTCAGGGTCGAATTATTTTGCGCAAAGGGATCGGCCGTCATGATTGA
- the znuB gene encoding zinc ABC transporter permease subunit ZnuB: protein MIELLLPGWLAGVLLALAAGPLGSFVVWRRMSYFGDTLAHASLLGVAFGLLLNISPFYAVIAVTLLLSLVLVWLERRPHLAIDTLLGIMAHSALSLGMVVVSLMSDVRVDLMAYLFGDLLAVTPTDLWTIVAGVAVVLLLLMWQWRALLSITISPELAQVDGVNIQRTKMILMLITALTIGVAMKFVGALIITSLLIIPAATARRFARSPEQMATIAVVVGILAVTAGLTFSAFYDTPAGPSVVLGAAVMFMLSMVKKPAV, encoded by the coding sequence ATGATTGAGTTATTACTTCCGGGCTGGCTGGCAGGTGTATTACTGGCCCTGGCAGCGGGTCCGCTGGGTTCGTTTGTCGTCTGGCGTCGTATGTCCTATTTTGGCGACACGCTGGCTCATGCTTCCCTGCTGGGTGTCGCCTTCGGCCTGCTGCTTAATATCAGTCCATTTTATGCGGTCATCGCCGTCACGCTGCTGCTGTCTCTGGTGCTGGTATGGCTGGAGCGTCGTCCTCATCTGGCCATTGATACACTGCTGGGAATAATGGCCCACAGCGCATTATCACTGGGGATGGTGGTCGTCAGCCTGATGTCGGATGTGCGGGTGGATCTGATGGCCTATCTGTTTGGCGATCTGCTGGCGGTGACACCAACCGATCTGTGGACAATTGTGGCGGGAGTGGCCGTCGTATTGCTGCTGCTGATGTGGCAATGGCGCGCTCTGCTGTCAATCACCATCAGCCCTGAACTGGCACAGGTGGATGGCGTCAATATCCAGCGCACCAAAATGATTCTGATGCTGATTACTGCGCTGACAATCGGGGTAGCGATGAAGTTTGTCGGGGCGTTGATTATCACCTCGCTGCTGATTATCCCTGCCGCCACCGCACGCCGCTTTGCCCGTTCGCCGGAGCAGATGGCCACAATAGCCGTGGTGGTGGGGATTCTGGCGGTCACCGCCGGGCTGACCTTCTCCGCCTTCTACGATACCCCAGCGGGCCCTTCCGTGGTGCTGGGTGCAGCAGTAATGTTTATGCTAAGTATGGTGAAGAAACCGGCGGTATAA
- the ruvB gene encoding Holliday junction branch migration DNA helicase RuvB has translation MIEADRLVSAGVITEEEVIDRAIRPKLLAEYVGQPVVREQMEIFIEAAKNRGDALDHLLIFGPPGLGKTTLANIVANEMGVNLRTTSGPVLEKAGDLAAMLTNLEPHDVLFIDEIHRLSPVVEEVLYPAMEDYQLDIMIGEGPGARSIKLDLPPFTLIGATTRAGSLTSPLRDRFGIVQRLEFYRVEDLQHIVARSASCLGLPLSDEGALEIARRARGTPRIANRLLRRVRDFSEVRAAGSMSGDVTSKALDMLSVDTEGFDYMDRKLLLAIIDKFMGGPVGLDNLAAAIGEERETIEDVLEPYLIQQGFIQRTPRGRMATHHAYKHFGIDRPESQ, from the coding sequence GGTTATCACTGAAGAAGAAGTTATCGACCGCGCTATCCGCCCGAAATTGCTGGCGGAGTATGTCGGCCAGCCGGTGGTACGCGAACAGATGGAGATCTTCATCGAGGCGGCTAAAAATCGCGGTGATGCCCTTGACCATCTGTTGATCTTCGGCCCTCCGGGGCTGGGGAAAACCACGCTGGCGAATATTGTCGCTAACGAGATGGGGGTGAACCTGCGCACCACGTCCGGCCCGGTGCTGGAAAAAGCGGGCGATCTGGCGGCGATGCTGACCAACCTTGAGCCTCATGATGTGCTGTTTATCGATGAGATCCATCGCCTTTCGCCAGTGGTGGAAGAAGTGCTGTATCCGGCGATGGAAGATTATCAGCTGGATATCATGATCGGTGAGGGGCCGGGTGCGCGCTCCATCAAGCTCGATCTGCCACCGTTCACCCTGATTGGTGCTACCACACGTGCCGGATCCCTGACGTCACCGCTGCGTGACCGTTTCGGCATTGTGCAGCGCCTGGAGTTTTATCGGGTGGAAGACTTACAGCATATTGTGGCACGAAGTGCCTCATGTCTCGGCCTGCCGCTCAGTGATGAAGGTGCGCTAGAGATTGCCCGCCGTGCCCGCGGTACGCCGCGTATTGCTAACCGGTTGCTGCGCCGGGTGCGTGACTTCTCTGAAGTGCGCGCGGCCGGAAGCATGAGCGGCGATGTTACGTCAAAAGCGCTGGATATGCTGAGTGTTGATACGGAAGGCTTTGACTATATGGATCGCAAACTGCTGCTGGCAATTATCGATAAATTTATGGGTGGCCCGGTCGGGCTGGATAACCTTGCGGCAGCGATTGGTGAAGAGCGTGAAACCATTGAGGACGTGCTGGAGCCGTATCTGATTCAGCAGGGCTTTATTCAGCGCACCCCGCGTGGCCGTATGGCGACTCATCATGCGTACAAGCATTTCGGCATTGACCGTCCTGAATCACAATAG